From the Blastocatellia bacterium genome, one window contains:
- a CDS encoding glucose 1-dehydrogenase, whose protein sequence is MKLEMNGKRALITGASSGIGRATAERFLEAGATVTLVGRREVALTEVAARFPDRAYVLVADLTDERQCETCIARAVEWMGGLDVLVNAAGILKSGSLETTSLALWDEMMRINVRSIFYLMKLAVPHLEKTRGAIVNVSSVTGLRSFPGVLAYCVSKAALDHLTRCAALELAPKGIRVNAVNPGVVQTNLHRAGGMSEEEYAAFLERSKTTHPLGRVGEPHEVADLILFLASDRASWITGATVSIDGGRALTCAR, encoded by the coding sequence ATGAAGCTGGAGATGAACGGTAAGCGCGCGCTCATCACGGGAGCCTCGAGCGGCATCGGTCGAGCGACGGCCGAGCGCTTTTTGGAGGCAGGTGCGACGGTCACGCTCGTCGGGCGTCGGGAGGTGGCGCTCACTGAAGTCGCCGCCCGCTTTCCTGATCGCGCGTATGTCCTTGTGGCTGATCTCACAGATGAACGTCAGTGCGAGACCTGCATCGCTCGCGCCGTCGAATGGATGGGCGGCCTGGATGTGCTCGTCAACGCTGCGGGGATCCTCAAAAGCGGAAGCTTGGAGACAACATCGCTTGCGCTGTGGGACGAGATGATGCGAATCAACGTGCGCTCGATCTTCTACCTGATGAAGCTCGCCGTCCCGCATCTGGAGAAGACGCGCGGCGCGATCGTGAATGTCTCCAGCGTCACAGGCCTGCGTTCGTTTCCGGGCGTGCTCGCCTATTGCGTGAGCAAAGCCGCTCTGGACCATCTCACGCGATGCGCGGCCTTGGAGCTGGCGCCCAAGGGCATTCGCGTGAACGCCGTCAATCCGGGCGTCGTGCAGACGAATTTGCACCGGGCTGGAGGGATGAGCGAAGAGGAATACGCGGCTTTTTTGGAGCGAAGCAAGACGACGCACCCGCTCGGGCGCGTCGGAGAGCCTCACGAAGTCGCCGATCTCATCCTCTTCCTGGCGAGCGATCGCGCGAGCTGGATCACGGGCGCGACCGTGAGCATTGACGGCGGGCGCGCGCTCACGTGCGCTCGGTAG
- a CDS encoding DUF4173 domain-containing protein, producing MLGLRTIWDLLLLALALGLLGNHLLRAPVWGLNVALGLTAMAAAAFAVSLRPALDRFACADRTNGKDRSTTVRWPWLAAAFFAAMWAVRDSEPLLAMDLLAALALACLPLIRGGNSGLRTAGVVDLVAAAIGTAWRTVTGGADLLRNIGSIPVAWRTVATVGVGLLLAIPAVLIFGALFASADPLFNKMVSSLVGVRFESILSHLLLTVVLTWLAAGYLWTHAAPRPFALPSLPVIRLGQVQVMMILGATGLVFALFVGVQASSLFGGEAFVRNQTGLTYAEYARRGFFQMIVAAGLSLPLVYGAAFAAGPAEGRSANWLRALMAAQLGLTVLVLASAVWRLGLYVRAYGLTEDRLYGGAVLLWIAVVVMVFVPTVLRGRPAGVVLGTIVAAVVVLGVLNLVNPAALVARYNLSHQERRAADVKYLARLGADAVPVLVDKLEEVAPEGRCELAATLVRRYGALPGDWRGWNLARWRAQRSVARLRSFLTSCLEK from the coding sequence ATGTTGGGGCTGCGCACGATCTGGGATTTGCTTCTCCTCGCCCTTGCTCTCGGACTTTTGGGGAATCACCTGTTGCGTGCTCCTGTGTGGGGCCTCAACGTTGCGCTGGGGTTGACGGCGATGGCGGCGGCAGCCTTTGCTGTCTCGCTGCGACCCGCACTTGACCGGTTTGCCTGTGCCGACAGGACAAACGGGAAAGACCGAAGCACGACGGTGCGCTGGCCCTGGCTGGCGGCGGCGTTCTTCGCCGCGATGTGGGCCGTGCGCGATTCAGAGCCGCTGCTGGCTATGGATTTGCTCGCCGCGCTCGCTCTGGCGTGTCTGCCGCTCATCCGGGGCGGCAATAGTGGGCTGCGCACGGCCGGAGTGGTGGACCTGGTTGCTGCCGCCATCGGCACGGCCTGGCGCACGGTGACCGGCGGCGCCGATCTTCTGCGAAATATCGGATCTATTCCCGTTGCCTGGCGAACCGTAGCGACAGTCGGCGTGGGTCTGCTTCTTGCCATCCCTGCCGTCCTCATCTTTGGTGCTCTGTTTGCCTCCGCCGATCCGCTGTTCAACAAGATGGTGAGTTCACTTGTCGGCGTCAGGTTTGAGTCCATTCTCTCGCACTTGTTGCTGACAGTTGTGTTGACCTGGCTGGCGGCGGGTTACCTCTGGACGCATGCCGCGCCTCGTCCGTTTGCTCTGCCGTCACTGCCGGTGATCCGGTTGGGGCAGGTTCAGGTCATGATGATCCTCGGGGCGACGGGGCTTGTGTTTGCGCTCTTTGTGGGAGTACAAGCGAGCAGCCTGTTCGGCGGCGAGGCATTCGTGCGGAACCAGACCGGTCTTACCTACGCCGAGTATGCCCGGCGTGGATTCTTTCAGATGATTGTCGCAGCCGGGCTCTCGCTTCCGCTGGTGTATGGGGCGGCCTTTGCTGCCGGTCCGGCGGAGGGTCGCTCGGCCAATTGGCTACGGGCTTTGATGGCGGCGCAGCTTGGACTCACAGTCCTGGTTCTGGCCTCGGCGGTCTGGCGACTCGGTCTCTACGTGCGCGCGTATGGACTCACCGAAGATCGTCTCTACGGCGGCGCGGTGTTGCTGTGGATCGCCGTTGTTGTCATGGTGTTCGTACCGACGGTGCTGCGAGGCCGACCTGCGGGTGTGGTTTTGGGGACGATCGTCGCTGCCGTCGTCGTTCTCGGCGTGCTCAACCTTGTTAACCCGGCTGCGTTGGTGGCGCGGTATAACCTCTCTCATCAGGAACGTCGAGCAGCCGACGTGAAGTACCTGGCGCGTCTCGGCGCTGACGCCGTCCCGGTGCTGGTGGACAAGCTGGAAGAGGTGGCTCCAGAAGGACGATGCGAACTGGCGGCGACGCTGGTTCGCCGATATGGAGCGTTGCCTGGAGATTGGCGGGGATGGAACCTGGCTCGCTGGCGAGCGCAACGGTCGGTGGCACGGTTGAGATCGTTCCTTACATCGTGCTTGGAGAAATAG
- a CDS encoding amidohydrolase family protein codes for MMRSKVLALAFTVICSSPSLAEFPMESGAMTRLSGNQQRPIAVRAGRMIDVKNGQVLENVVILIRGERIEAVGRDVMIPADAEVIDLSRHTVLPGLMDMHTHLTGDPSYGYSDHRLHEWPGYAALIGAKNAWRTLLAGFTTVRNVGAAEWADVALRDAIRNGIVPGPRMYVSTHGIGITGGHCDMNGYRPDLWPEPGIERGIVNGVDEAIKAVRYRIKYGADLIKICATGGVLSAGDGVGLSQLTFEEIRAIVQTATMAGRRVAAHAHGTEGIKTAVRAGVASIEHGSMLDEEAIRLMKEHGTYLVPTLMALETVIAGAKSGKLAPWSAKKALEIEPYARRSIQMAIRAGVNIAFGTDAGVFPHGENAEEFRLLVQAGMTPMQAIQSATVHAARLLGVEKELGTIEPGKLADLIAVRGDPLQDITQLKQVDFVMKGGVIYKRDGREVPFVPAR; via the coding sequence ATGATGAGATCGAAAGTCCTGGCTCTCGCGTTCACGGTCATTTGTTCCTCACCGAGTCTTGCCGAGTTCCCTATGGAATCGGGAGCGATGACTCGCCTTTCGGGGAATCAACAACGTCCTATCGCCGTGCGGGCCGGTCGAATGATTGATGTGAAGAACGGACAAGTGCTGGAGAACGTCGTGATTCTCATCCGCGGCGAGCGGATCGAGGCGGTGGGACGCGATGTGATGATTCCAGCCGATGCCGAGGTAATTGATCTCAGCCGCCACACGGTGCTGCCCGGGTTGATGGACATGCACACACATCTGACGGGCGATCCAAGCTACGGCTATTCCGATCACCGCTTGCACGAATGGCCCGGATATGCCGCGCTCATCGGTGCGAAGAATGCGTGGCGGACGCTTCTGGCCGGATTCACGACCGTGCGGAATGTGGGCGCCGCTGAATGGGCAGATGTCGCCTTGCGCGACGCCATACGGAACGGGATCGTTCCCGGACCGCGTATGTATGTCTCGACGCATGGCATTGGGATCACGGGTGGACACTGCGACATGAATGGCTATCGCCCGGATCTCTGGCCTGAACCGGGGATCGAGCGCGGCATCGTCAACGGCGTGGACGAGGCGATCAAAGCCGTGCGGTATCGAATCAAGTATGGCGCCGATCTGATCAAAATCTGCGCGACCGGAGGCGTGCTCTCAGCCGGAGATGGCGTCGGCCTTTCCCAGCTCACGTTCGAGGAGATTCGCGCCATCGTTCAAACGGCGACAATGGCCGGACGTCGCGTTGCGGCTCACGCGCACGGGACCGAAGGGATCAAAACGGCCGTTCGCGCGGGCGTCGCTTCGATCGAACATGGCTCGATGCTCGATGAAGAAGCGATCCGCTTGATGAAGGAGCATGGCACGTACCTAGTGCCCACGCTCATGGCGCTTGAGACCGTCATCGCTGGGGCTAAAAGCGGGAAGCTCGCTCCCTGGTCGGCGAAGAAGGCGTTGGAGATCGAGCCGTATGCGCGCCGTTCGATTCAGATGGCGATCCGCGCGGGCGTCAACATCGCTTTCGGGACCGATGCTGGCGTCTTCCCGCACGGGGAGAATGCCGAGGAATTTCGCCTTCTCGTACAAGCCGGGATGACGCCGATGCAGGCTATTCAGAGCGCGACCGTGCACGCCGCGCGGTTGCTCGGGGTCGAGAAAGAGCTGGGAACGATCGAGCCGGGGAAGCTCGCCGACCTCATCGCCGTGCGAGGCGATCCGCTCCAGGACATCACGCAGCTCAAGCAGGTGGATTTCGTCATGAAAGGCGGAGTCATCTACAAGCGCGATGGTAGGGAGGTGCCCTTCGTCCCGGCGCGATGA
- a CDS encoding metallophosphoesterase: MPWIIRMLLLLCTSLFVLYGYVIWRLAWALSQRTGQPARRWQKRLWLVAALLNLYPVVAIGSYALDASFWRTAFRGGHPIVDAFLTYPFWIGLLVTLQLFLLFLFLDLARVISRLWRKNFEAWIVRLMLGLSIVVLIYTPIRAYVDTRQIRVREQVIASEKLPADVAELRIVHLSDLQLDPRTDASLVKRYIEMANALRPDLVVFTGDTVTSGTEYIESAAAWLGTVRARYGVYACLGDHDYWADPRRVPESLSRHGVLLLEDASRSIEAGPVSLHLTGVTNIYRRRPSPETLARLAAEKPAGHFSILIAHQPSPSLVQWAKAHGYDLFLAGHTHGGQIALPFFGFRLALARFETPFVSGTYDVGTLWVNVTNGLGLTAAPLRFHAPAEIVLLRIVPMRTESAR, translated from the coding sequence ATGCCGTGGATCATCAGAATGCTCCTGCTTCTATGCACGAGCTTGTTCGTCCTCTACGGATACGTGATCTGGAGGCTCGCGTGGGCGCTCTCGCAACGGACTGGACAACCGGCTCGAAGATGGCAGAAGCGATTATGGCTTGTAGCCGCGCTGCTGAACCTCTATCCTGTCGTCGCCATCGGAAGCTATGCGCTCGATGCCTCGTTCTGGCGAACAGCGTTTCGCGGAGGACATCCGATCGTGGATGCTTTCTTGACCTATCCCTTCTGGATCGGGCTGCTCGTCACGCTTCAGCTCTTTCTGCTCTTTCTGTTCCTTGATCTCGCCCGTGTGATTTCCCGCCTTTGGAGGAAGAACTTCGAAGCATGGATCGTGCGCTTGATGTTGGGCCTCAGCATCGTCGTTCTCATCTATACGCCGATTCGGGCCTACGTGGACACGCGTCAGATTCGCGTGCGAGAGCAAGTGATCGCTTCGGAGAAGCTCCCCGCCGATGTGGCTGAGCTGCGCATCGTTCATCTCTCCGACCTGCAACTGGACCCGCGAACGGACGCTTCCCTGGTGAAGCGCTACATCGAGATGGCGAATGCTTTGCGGCCGGACCTAGTCGTCTTCACGGGCGACACGGTGACCTCCGGCACCGAATATATCGAATCGGCAGCCGCGTGGCTTGGCACCGTGCGAGCTCGATACGGGGTCTACGCTTGTCTGGGCGATCATGACTATTGGGCCGACCCGCGTCGCGTTCCCGAGAGTTTGAGCCGCCATGGCGTTCTCCTCCTCGAGGATGCCTCACGCTCAATAGAAGCCGGCCCTGTATCGCTGCATCTCACGGGTGTGACGAACATCTACCGCCGGCGACCTTCGCCGGAGACGCTCGCGCGTCTGGCGGCGGAGAAGCCAGCCGGGCACTTTTCGATCCTGATCGCGCATCAACCGTCGCCCTCTTTGGTGCAGTGGGCGAAGGCCCATGGGTACGACCTGTTTCTGGCCGGACACACGCATGGCGGACAAATCGCGCTCCCGTTCTTCGGCTTTCGTCTAGCGCTGGCTCGATTTGAGACGCCGTTTGTCTCCGGCACCTATGATGTGGGCACGCTCTGGGTGAACGTGACGAATGGTCTCGGTCTCACCGCCGCCCCGTTGCGATTCCACGCTCCGGCGGAGATCGTCCTGCTCCGAATCGTCCCAATGCGAACGGAAAGCGCGAGGTGA